From the Jilunia laotingensis genome, the window AAATAGCAAACTACAAGAATATTTCGCGTAGTTTGCTATTTATTCCTAAAAAGCCCGAGACATATATAGCGCAGCCTTTATTTATTCTCTCTTCTTAATTCTCTCCTCCTCCACCTTTCACGTCGTCATTCTCGATACTACGTGCAGCTTTCTTTACACTGGCTTTCAACTCTCCGATGCGATAGCTCACACTGATTCCATAACGCATACGTGAGTAGCGGTAATTACTTTCCTGATAGAAGCCGGCACCTTCTACAGAATTCTTGCTATCCATGTACTTTTTAAGGAAATTGCTGGCAAAGGCACTTAATGTTAATCGTTTCTCTTTCAAGAAAGAACGGTTCAGGCCAATACTGTAATCATAGTAACTGCTACCTTTTCCTTGCAGTGAAACCCATGGCGTACTGCCCATCAGATTCAAACTCAAACGGATATCCAACGGTAACGTCTGCTCCAATCCACCATATGCAAAAACACTCCAGCCACTATTCTCCAGTTTTTGCACCGGATCTTTAAATTTGGAATAACTTCCCCAAAAGTTCATAGAAGCAGTGGTCTTCGGTGTGATACTCCATCTGACATATCCACTAAAACCAAGACTCTTGCTTTTACCAATATTTTCGTAAGTAGTATAAAGTACTTCCTTGCCCGTCTTATCCTTCAAATCTTCAATCTCCGAATCGTTAATGAGACGTGTCACCTCCTCAATACCACTATTATTGAATGTGTAATTCACTGATACGTTGATATTAAATTTCTGTGAGAAATTGCTATAACTCAAATTGAGCGAATGGCTCTTCTCACTATCCAGTCCGGGATTACCCTGGCGTATATTGCTCGGATTAGCATCGTTCAGATATGGATTTAAAAACCAGATGCTCGGACGCCAGATACGCATATTATAACCAAAGCGTATATTGGACATATCAGTTATTTTGTAGCCGATACTTGCCGAAGGCACCAAGTCATTATAATTCACATCAAAGTTCTCTTCCGGTCTCTCGGTATATTTCACATCCTGCATGGTACGTTCAAAGCGCAGTCCGGCACGACCGGAAATGCTCTTCACTTTGATGGCATACCCCAAATAAGCGGCTAAAATATCATTGATGTGCTTGTAATGGCTACTACGTTCCATATCGTAATTACCATCCTTATCATAACGGTTATTGTCACTGTGATTGTTCCGAATGATATACTTTCCACCTACTTCCAGTGTGTGTATCTTCGCTATAGGAGTCGTATAATCAGCTTGGAAGGTATGTTCGGAACTGTTCTGTTTTCCATCCGAACGCTGGCCGGTAAGCATTTTGTCTACATATTCCTTCCAATCATCCTGTGCATGAATATCCGTATATCCGTAGAGCGAATTGGAAGTGCTGGGACGGGTACTAACTTTATAAGAAAGGGTAAGCATTCTCTCCTTATTCTTTCGCGAGGTTCGCTGGTAATCCACATTACCCCGAATCGAATACCAAGACCCATCGCTTTCGTTTATATTATTATATGAATAAAAG encodes:
- a CDS encoding outer membrane beta-barrel family protein, producing MKGKLLLLLMLVIASGTLCSQNTTSPSYTVKGVLLDSITHEGEPYATIRIAKKKTPEKAVKMAVTDMGGKFQEKVNADPGTYQITITSIGKSTVVKDFEVTPNEKTINLGTLYNSEATNELGGVEIVAQKPLVKADIDKIEYNVQDDPDSKTNTVLEMLRKVPLVTVDGEDNIKVNGSSSFKIHINGKPDNMISDNPVDVLKSMPANTIKHIEVITNPGAKYDAEGVGGILNIVTIGGAGFKGYTATFSGNGSNTGGGGGVYATIKKEKLTLSARYNMNRNNQPRSYSYSEQRQDNPEDKSEGAQRVVRNDGWNDSKYGFQSGNLEASYEMDTLRLITMGFGMYGGNNEGDGSGYTYMQPFNAQDGTNPFYSYNNINESDGSWYSIRGNVDYQRTSRKNKERMLTLSYKVSTRPSTSNSLYGYTDIHAQDDWKEYVDKMLTGQRSDGKQNSSEHTFQADYTTPIAKIHTLEVGGKYIIRNNHSDNNRYDKDGNYDMERSSHYKHINDILAAYLGYAIKVKSISGRAGLRFERTMQDVKYTERPEENFDVNYNDLVPSASIGYKITDMSNIRFGYNMRIWRPSIWFLNPYLNDANPSNIRQGNPGLDSEKSHSLNLSYSNFSQKFNINVSVNYTFNNSGIEEVTRLINDSEIEDLKDKTGKEVLYTTYENIGKSKSLGFSGYVRWSITPKTTASMNFWGSYSKFKDPVQKLENSGWSVFAYGGLEQTLPLDIRLSLNLMGSTPWVSLQGKGSSYYDYSIGLNRSFLKEKRLTLSAFASNFLKKYMDSKNSVEGAGFYQESNYRYSRMRYGISVSYRIGELKASVKKAARSIENDDVKGGGGEN